One region of Armigeres subalbatus isolate Guangzhou_Male chromosome 3, GZ_Asu_2, whole genome shotgun sequence genomic DNA includes:
- the LOC134220141 gene encoding uncharacterized protein LOC134220141 translates to MPSQLLPTSGRSTTNSVLYESSTGQQSITINHGSITGRNTAMPFCVKCQITRQVSLHRINSENTVILFYRREACFVMHPDDPGTRQDTLGVYNDFFVFLPTIYQYEYPIHPNEISFNEERTSDVEIHYTHQISDHDTYLINMNRIRHGPSPEPPPTFCCNLHNEKTLFGFHNRNVPQYTTSGGMYQYHIYTALHQRSRECHTCDESGD, encoded by the exons ATGCCGTCTCAACTTCTGCCAACCTCCGGAAGATCGACAACCAATAGTGTCCTCTATGAATCATCTACTGGTCAACAGTCAATTACGATAAATCACGGCTCAATTACGGGTCGGAACACGGCTATGCCCTTCTGCGTAAAATGTCAAATCACGAGACAGGTGTCCCTTCATCG AATCAACAGTGAAAATACTGTCATTCTCTTTTATCGCCGGGAGGCTTGTTTTGTAATGCACCCGGACGACCCGGGTACGAGGCAAGATACTTTAGGAGTATATAACGATTTCTTCGTTTTTCTTCCAACGATATACCAGTATGAATACCCCATCCACCCCAACGAAATCAGCTTCAATGAAGAGCGCACATCTGATGTGGAAATCCACTATACCCACCAAATCAGCGACCATGACACGTACCTCATCAACAT GAACCGGATTCGCCATGGACCATCACCCGAGCCACCACCCACATTCTGCTGCAATCTCCACAACGAGAAAACACTGTTTGGGTTTCATAACAGGAATGTGCCGCAATATACCACTAGCGGGGGAATGTATCAATATCATATATACACTGCATTACACCAACGGAGCCGGGAGTGTCATACCTGTGATGAATCCGGTGActaa